From Thermoflavifilum aggregans, a single genomic window includes:
- a CDS encoding aldo/keto reductase, giving the protein MHYRTLGDTHLQVSVLCFGGNVFGWTADEQTSFRLMDHWVAMGFNFIDTANSYSHWVPGHQGGESETIIGKWLKRTGRRHELILATKVGSGMGRGKNCLSRQHILQQAELSLRRLQTDYIDLYLSHYDDPDTPVEETLEAYQQLMQQGKVRYIGASNFSPERLQQSLDISRQQQLPRYVCLQPLYNLYDRESFETQYRPICEREHLGVMTYYSLASGFLSGKYRTVEDAQKSVRGEQVIKKYLNARGLRILNALDQIARETKATPAQVALAWLIRQPAVTSAIVSATNVYQLTEIMQSAQLALNNHQIEALYAASA; this is encoded by the coding sequence ATGCACTACAGAACACTGGGCGACACCCATCTGCAGGTTTCTGTACTTTGCTTTGGAGGCAATGTATTTGGCTGGACAGCCGATGAGCAAACATCTTTTCGTTTGATGGATCATTGGGTAGCAATGGGGTTTAACTTCATTGACACAGCCAACAGTTACTCCCATTGGGTGCCCGGTCATCAGGGTGGTGAGTCTGAAACCATCATTGGCAAATGGCTGAAGCGCACTGGCAGGCGACATGAGCTCATCCTGGCTACCAAAGTGGGAAGTGGCATGGGAAGAGGAAAAAATTGTTTGTCCCGCCAGCACATCCTTCAACAGGCTGAACTTTCCCTCAGGAGATTGCAAACAGATTATATTGATTTGTATCTTTCACATTATGATGATCCCGACACGCCTGTTGAAGAAACGCTGGAAGCCTATCAGCAACTGATGCAGCAGGGGAAGGTGCGATATATCGGAGCATCCAATTTTTCACCGGAACGGTTGCAGCAATCACTCGATATTAGCCGGCAGCAGCAGCTTCCGCGGTATGTTTGTTTGCAGCCATTGTACAATCTATATGATCGGGAAAGCTTTGAAACGCAATACCGTCCTATCTGTGAGAGGGAACATCTGGGTGTGATGACGTATTATTCGCTAGCGAGTGGATTTTTAAGCGGTAAATACCGCACGGTGGAAGACGCACAAAAAAGCGTGAGGGGCGAGCAGGTTATTAAAAAATATCTGAATGCGCGAGGGCTGAGAATCCTGAACGCACTCGATCAGATAGCCAGGGAAACAAAAGCCACTCCTGCGCAGGTGGCTCTGGCTTGGCTCATCAGACAGCCTGCTGTTACTTCAGCCATCGTAAGTGCAACCAACGTGTATCAGCTCACGGAAATCATGCAGAGCGCACAGCTAGCATTGAATAACCATCAGATAGAAGCATTATATGCCGCAAGTGCATAA
- the rpsT gene encoding 30S ribosomal protein S20 — MANHQATKKDVRKSRKRRLHNRYYAKTTRNAVRALRALTDAEQVKEKLPAVISMVDKLAKRGVIHKNKAANLKSKLMRKANQLTAAKAHA; from the coding sequence ATGGCAAATCATCAGGCAACGAAGAAAGATGTCCGCAAGTCCCGCAAACGCAGGCTGCACAATCGTTATTATGCCAAAACCACCCGCAATGCCGTACGCGCATTGAGAGCGCTTACCGATGCCGAGCAGGTGAAGGAAAAACTACCAGCCGTGATTTCCATGGTAGATAAGCTGGCCAAAAGAGGGGTGATCCATAAAAACAAAGCAGCCAACCTGAAATCCAAGCTGATGAGAAAAGCCAATCAGCTAACCGCTGCGAAGGCTCATGCCTGA
- a CDS encoding OsmC family protein: MKRTATAIWKGAGKTGSGQLTTQSKVLNNTPYDYKSRFEDGIYTNPEELVAAAHAGCFNMKLSFVLGEAGFTPENLETTAEVALENGAITYSKLILKAKVPGISKEKFQQCAEDAKANCPISKLLNTKIELEATLL, translated from the coding sequence ATGAAACGTACAGCCACAGCCATCTGGAAAGGTGCCGGCAAAACAGGTTCCGGCCAGCTGACTACGCAAAGCAAGGTTTTGAACAACACCCCTTATGATTACAAATCCCGTTTTGAGGATGGTATCTACACCAACCCCGAAGAACTGGTTGCAGCTGCACATGCCGGTTGTTTTAACATGAAACTCAGTTTTGTGCTGGGCGAAGCAGGGTTTACGCCTGAAAACCTGGAAACTACGGCAGAAGTGGCTTTGGAAAATGGCGCCATCACGTATTCCAAGCTCATCTTAAAAGCCAAAGTACCCGGCATTTCCAAAGAAAAATTTCAGCAATGTGCAGAAGATGCAAAAGCCAATTGTCCGATCAGCAAATTGCTGAACACCAAAATTGAACTGGAAGCTACTTTGCTTTAA
- a CDS encoding 2-oxoglutarate dehydrogenase E1 component yields the protein MNDYSFVTHSHPAYIEQLYREYKQNPAAVDPEWARFFEGFDFAVSYADGKSVAGKLDEQQLEKELAVYRLIVAYRRKGHLVATTNPIRPRKDRRANLALEYFGLTEADLDTPFHVGHAVGLGKAPLRDILQFLKKCYAGNVGVQFTYINDPEKEAWIQREVETTLQQPLSLQKRRRILEKLNEGVVFEKFLHTKYIGQKRFSLEGGETTIPALDALIDMAGSLGVKEVVIGMAHRGRLNVLANILGKTYEQIFSEFEGALPADNYMGSGDVKYHLGFRSQINTFSGYSINLQLCPNPSHLEAVDPVVVGFARAKADTLYQSDYQQILPLLIHGDAALAGQGIVYELLQMSKLKGYYAGGTLHFVINNQIGFTTDFDDARSSDYCTSLATMIQAPVFHVNGDDPEMVVKVVEIATRYRQQFHEDIFVDMVCYRRHGHNEGDEPKFTQPHLYALIEKHPDPREVYTRRLLEEGDDEAQELAREMEKHYWQILQERLDEVKQKPLPYTYQQPEKWWSELRAATEEDFEQSPVTAVDEKLLQDLFYRIMQWPDDFHPLRKVARLLQDKIKLFEESRKIDWATAELLAYASILVEGKDVRLSGEDVKRGTFSHRHAVIYDEQTNAEYNRLSRLGEKQGRFFIYNSLLSELAVLGYEYGYAMANPHVLTIWEAQYGDFANGAQVIIDQYISSAEQKWGIMNGLVMLLPHGYEAGGPDHSSARLERFLQMCAELNMVITNITTAANFFHALRRQLAWPFRKPLINMSPKANLRHPGSYSEIQEFAQGRFQEVIDDPEASKRPDTIRRVLFCSGKIYFELKEKQEKDHRQDVAIIRLEQLYPLPIRQIRQLVQKYRHASWFWVQEEPLNMGAAGYLQLNLKIEDFGFGIISRNPSAAPATGFARIHYQEQEEIIETAFSLS from the coding sequence ATGAACGATTATTCATTTGTCACTCATTCCCACCCTGCTTATATTGAACAACTTTACCGGGAATATAAACAAAACCCTGCAGCGGTTGATCCTGAGTGGGCGCGCTTTTTCGAGGGTTTTGATTTTGCGGTTAGTTATGCCGATGGGAAATCAGTTGCCGGTAAGCTTGACGAACAGCAACTTGAAAAAGAACTTGCCGTTTATCGGCTGATTGTAGCCTATCGTCGCAAAGGCCATCTGGTTGCCACTACCAATCCCATTCGCCCGCGTAAGGATAGGCGGGCCAATCTGGCGCTGGAATATTTCGGACTCACAGAAGCCGATCTGGATACCCCCTTCCATGTTGGGCATGCGGTGGGGCTTGGTAAAGCTCCTTTGCGCGATATCCTGCAGTTTCTCAAAAAATGCTATGCCGGCAATGTGGGTGTACAATTTACCTACATCAACGATCCCGAAAAAGAAGCCTGGATTCAGCGTGAAGTGGAAACTACCCTGCAGCAGCCTTTGTCATTGCAGAAACGACGCAGGATTCTGGAAAAGCTCAATGAAGGAGTAGTATTTGAAAAATTCCTGCACACCAAATACATTGGTCAGAAGCGTTTTTCGCTGGAAGGCGGCGAAACCACTATTCCCGCGCTGGATGCCCTGATTGATATGGCCGGATCGCTGGGCGTGAAGGAAGTGGTCATCGGCATGGCCCATCGGGGTCGGCTGAATGTGCTGGCCAATATCCTGGGCAAAACCTATGAACAGATTTTCAGTGAATTTGAAGGAGCTCTGCCGGCCGATAATTACATGGGCAGTGGCGACGTGAAATATCATCTAGGATTTCGCAGCCAGATCAATACTTTTTCCGGTTACAGCATCAACCTGCAGCTCTGTCCCAATCCCTCCCATCTGGAAGCTGTGGATCCTGTGGTGGTGGGATTTGCCCGTGCAAAGGCTGATACATTGTATCAGAGCGACTATCAGCAGATTTTACCTTTGTTGATACATGGCGATGCAGCTCTTGCCGGCCAGGGTATTGTGTACGAACTGCTGCAGATGAGCAAACTGAAAGGCTACTATGCCGGTGGCACCCTGCATTTTGTGATTAATAACCAGATTGGCTTTACAACTGATTTCGATGATGCCCGCAGCAGCGACTATTGTACTTCGCTGGCCACGATGATTCAGGCACCCGTGTTTCATGTGAATGGCGATGATCCGGAGATGGTGGTAAAAGTCGTGGAAATTGCCACGCGCTACAGGCAACAGTTCCATGAAGATATTTTTGTGGATATGGTGTGCTATCGCCGGCATGGCCACAATGAAGGCGATGAGCCCAAGTTCACCCAGCCTCATTTGTATGCGTTGATTGAAAAACACCCTGATCCCCGGGAAGTTTACACCCGCCGTTTGCTGGAAGAAGGCGATGATGAAGCCCAGGAACTGGCCAGGGAAATGGAAAAACACTACTGGCAAATCTTGCAGGAACGGCTGGATGAGGTGAAGCAAAAACCTTTGCCATATACCTATCAGCAACCGGAAAAGTGGTGGAGTGAATTGCGTGCGGCTACGGAAGAGGATTTTGAGCAGTCGCCCGTAACTGCGGTGGATGAAAAGCTTTTGCAGGATTTGTTTTACCGGATCATGCAGTGGCCGGATGACTTTCATCCATTGCGAAAAGTAGCGCGCCTGCTGCAGGATAAAATCAAATTGTTTGAAGAATCCCGCAAAATTGACTGGGCAACGGCCGAATTGCTGGCCTATGCTTCAATTCTGGTAGAAGGAAAAGATGTGCGTTTGAGCGGTGAAGATGTGAAGCGGGGCACATTTTCCCATCGCCATGCTGTTATTTACGATGAACAAACCAATGCAGAATATAACCGGTTAAGCCGGCTGGGTGAAAAGCAGGGTAGATTTTTCATCTACAATTCGCTGTTAAGTGAGCTGGCGGTGCTGGGGTATGAATATGGCTATGCGATGGCCAATCCACATGTGCTCACCATCTGGGAAGCCCAGTATGGCGATTTTGCAAATGGTGCCCAGGTGATTATTGACCAGTACATCAGCAGTGCCGAGCAGAAATGGGGCATCATGAACGGATTGGTGATGTTGCTGCCGCATGGTTATGAAGCCGGAGGGCCGGATCATTCCAGTGCACGCCTGGAACGGTTTCTGCAAATGTGCGCCGAGCTGAATATGGTGATAACCAACATTACCACAGCAGCTAACTTTTTCCATGCCCTGCGCCGGCAATTGGCCTGGCCTTTCCGCAAACCGCTCATCAACATGTCGCCCAAGGCCAATCTGCGTCACCCTGGGAGCTATAGCGAGATACAGGAATTTGCACAGGGACGTTTTCAGGAAGTGATCGATGATCCGGAAGCAAGCAAACGTCCGGATACGATCCGAAGAGTATTGTTCTGTTCTGGTAAAATTTATTTCGAACTCAAAGAAAAACAGGAAAAAGATCATCGGCAGGATGTGGCCATCATCAGGCTGGAACAGCTTTACCCGCTTCCAATTCGGCAAATCAGGCAACTGGTTCAAAAATATCGCCATGCGAGCTGGTTCTGGGTGCAGGAAGAACCGCTGAATATGGGCGCTGCAGGTTATCTGCAGCTTAACCTGAAAATAGAAGACTTCGGTTTCGGTATCATCAGCCGCAACCCCAGCGCAGCACCCGCTACGGGCTTTGCTCGCATTCATTATCAGGAACAAGAAGAAATCATTGAAACGGCATTTAGCCTGTCGTAA